From a region of the Takifugu flavidus isolate HTHZ2018 unplaced genomic scaffold, ASM371156v2 ctg665, whole genome shotgun sequence genome:
- the LOC130521054 gene encoding steroidogenic acute regulatory protein, mitochondrial-like yields the protein MLPATFKLCAGISYRHMRNMTGLRKNAMVAIHQELNRLTDSGHSNWISHVHRRSSLLGSIKEETFSKEELSYVRQGEEALQRAIVILSDQEGWTVETVAANGDKVLSKTIPDIGKVFKLEVVLEQHLHSLYEELVGNMEQMGEWNPHVKQVKILQRIGPETMVTHEISADTPGNVVGARDFVSVRCAKRRGSTCFLAGTSTQHPKMPEQKSMIRAENGPTCIVMKPCSEDPNKTQFTWLLNVDLKGWIPKTIINKVLSQTQVDFAQHLRQRMANSVSLETAPVC from the exons GTTTGAGGAAGAACGCCATGGTGGCCATCCACCAGGAGCTGAACAGGCTGACAGACTCGGGCCACAGCAACTGGATCAGTCATGTGCACAGAAGAAGTTCTCTCCTCG GTTCTATTAAGGAAGAGACGTTCTccaaggaagagctgagctACGTGAGACAAGGGGAGGAAGCCCTGCAGAGGGCCATCGTCATCCTCAGTGACCAGGAAGGGTGGACTGTTGAGACTGTGGcg GCCAATGGGGACAAGGTCCTGAGTAAGACGATACCTGACATTGGGAAGGTCTTCAAGTTGGAAGTGGTTCTGGAGCAACATCTTCACAGCCTTTATGAAGAACTGGTGGGAAACATGGAGCAAATGGGGGAATGGAACCCTCACGTCAAACAAGTGAAG ATCCTTCAGAGGATTGGTCCAGAGACAATGGTCACCCATGAGATTTCTGCCGACACACCCGGGAACGTGGTGGGAGCGCGAGACTTTGTCAGCGTGCGCTGTGCTAAGCGTCGAGGCTCCACCTGCTTCCTGGCTGGGACGTCCACGCAGCACCCGAAGATGCCCGAGCAGAAGAGCATGATCAG AGCGGAGAACGGGCCCACCTGTATAGTCATGAAGCCTTGTTCCGAAGACCCAAATAAGACGCAGTTTACCTGGTTGCTCAACGTAGATCTAAAG GGCTGGATCCCCAAAACAATCATAAACAAGGTGCTCTCACAGACCCAGGTGGACTTTGCTCAGCACCTCAGGCAACGAATGGCTAACAGCGTTTCCCTGGAGACGGCTCCCGTCTGCTGA